TAGTTGGTCCAAGGTCTCAAAGATGGGATTTGTGGGTTTGATTGCGCGGGACATGGAAAGAAAATTCGTGGCTGCAGCGCGGTATGCTATATCTGCTCCTTCTGCTGCTGCAGCGGAGGCTTATGCGTTGCTGTACGGGTGCCAACTTGGTGACGAGTTGGGAGTAAGGTATGTAATTCTTGAGTCGGACTCCCTTGAAGCGATTAATTGTTTAACTAGTTCGCTGTCTAGGGGTAGTTGGGAGGCATTCCCGATGCTGGCTCGGGTTAAACAATTGGGGGGGAAGTTCTTTGATTGTCGATGGTCTTGGGTGCCCCGTTCTGCAAATGGCGTGGCTCACAAGATTGCATCGAGTGGTTTTACGGAGATGAGTGATGTCGTTTGGGTCGTTAGGCCCCCATCTTCGTTGGTCTTTGTATTGAATAATGACGGACTACCTTGTCCTCATTAACTTGAATTGGTGGTGCCAGGGGTGACACCTCTACTTGGTGGAGGGGTCTTTGTGGTTTTCCCATTGTCGCTGCCTGTTTATTGTATGTATGTTTGCCTCTCTGTAGGCCTTTTATGATATGGTTTTtggtgttcaaaaaaaaaaaaaaaaaaaaaaaaagaaagtcaGTAATGtagaataaaaattcaaataagaaGATTGCTAACATTCATTATTAAAGATTTGAACACGTAACCTCCCCAAATAAACTGAAAACAAGATGATGTCAAATGATCTTTTGCATAACCCTAtggtttgaatttcaaaaagtcATCGAATTTTGACACGTAAAAGTTTGATGTGTACAAATACATTGTTCAACGGTTACAATAATTTATGAGCATGTCCATTTTATGATTTCCGTAGTGAATTATTGTTTCATGACAGCTGGGAGAGAGGTATTCGTCATATGAATTTCTAGGGGAGCCTTGTACTTGTCTCCGCCCTTGTGATCAGTGTTGTCACCAGCTTTCAACTTAGTAAAGTTTGATTGTCAGTACTCCAAAACTTTCTTTCCGAACCAAAGTTGTCGGGTCAATTAAGAAACCCAAGTCTTCTAAtttactttgatttttctttgggCCAACAGTCCATCTTCTCTGCATAATttctatattaatttctttggaTAAAGTATACAGTCTCAGAACAACGATGCAAGCCTTGAGAAGCTTTTTTGCGTGCTTGTTCTTCTCATTCTCCCTTCTAAGAATCTCAGCTGCAACAGCACTGGGCACAATCACTCCGAGTGGATATATAAGAGATGGCGAAACTCTGGTTTCAGTAGGTGGAAGCTATGAACTGGGATTCTTCAGCCCTGGTAAATCGAAAAGCCGTTACTTGGGAATATGGTACACTGTTTCTGCTGATGCAGTTGTGTGGGTAGCCAACAGAGGAACACCACTTGGTGATTCTTCAGGACTTTTGAAGCTCACGGAGCAAGGAGTTCTAGTCCTCCTGAATAGCTCAAACAGCATTGTGTGGTCATCGAATTCATCAAGAATCGCGGGGAATCCAGTATCGCAACTATTGGATTCTGGAAATCTTGTGGTGCAAGATGGGAAAGAAACTAACCCGGATAACTTCTTGTGGCAGAGTTTTGATTATCCTTGTGACACATTCCTACCGGAAATGAAGATTGGTTGGGACTTGGTTACCGGTATAGAGAGGTATATATCGTCTTGGAAGAGCACAGAAGATCCTGCTCCGGGAGAGTTTTCCGGACGAATAGATCAGCGTGGCTTAccacaattttttattatgaaagGAGCTAAGATACAAGCCAGAGGAGGGTCATGGAATGGCCTTTATTTGACAGGATACGGATATGGTGTCACAGAACCAAATCCAATATCTGGGTCTGAATTTGTGATGAACAAGGATGAGGTCTATTTTGATTACAGGCTCCGGAACATGTCAGTGTTCTCGAGATATGTATTGAACCCATTAGGAGTCGCTGAGAAGTTCACATGGGTGTACCAAACACAGAGTTGGGAACTTGCCTTTTCATTCCTAGCAGATCGGTGTGAAAATTATGCCTTGTGTGGTCCATTTTCTAGTTGCAGTATCAATAGTAGCTCCCCATTATGTGCATGCTTGAAGGGATTTGTACCAAAATCTTTGAAAGATTGGAATTCGGGATATTGGTCTGATGGATGTGTTCGAAGGACTCCGTTGGCCTGCAGGGTTGGAGATGgcttcttaaagtatagtgggATTAAATTGCCAGACACATCTTCCTCATGGTTTGATAAAAGAATGAGCCTTAGTGAATGCAATGGATTATGTTTGGGAAACTGCTCATGCACGGCGTATGCAAATCTAGACATCAGGGAGGGAGGAAGTGGCTGCGTGCTTTGGTTTGGTAACCTCATCGACATAAAAGAATTCACTCCCGGCGGTGGTCAAGACCTTTATATACGGGCGGCAGCTTCAGAACTAGGTACGTCTTAGACCTTTATCTGCAATTATGCAAAGTAGGGTTTAAATAAGTTAGTGTCAGAACCACAGTTACTGCAACACTACGAGATCACATGAAAAGTTTGTTTTATACGGATATTTCAGATCATGTTAAGAAAAAGAGCAATTTCAACAAGAGACAGCTACTAGCAATTCTCCTCAGCTCTGCAGTTTTTCTCATGGGACTGCTAATAGGTGGAATAATATTGTACATACAGAAGAAGAAACTCAGAAATGAAGGTAACCATTTTCAGACACATTAAAAATGCATTAGATAAGGTAGAATTTAATTTCGACTGTTCGCATCTTTTTATCCATGCTGAAGAGATCTCCTACTATTTCAGGACACAGAAGAAAGGATTGCAGTGACGAGTACCTCGGAGAAGACGGGGAAGAGATGGAGTTACCACTGTTTGACTTGACCACCATAGCTAAAGCCACTGACAACTTTTCAAGCCGCAACAGGCTGGGAGAAGGTGGCTTTGGACCTGTGTACAAGGTAACATAAATTCATGCAATcaaaattagctaaattgcTATACAAAATTTAAGTCTTTTCGATATGATGGTCCATAGGGTACACTAATAGGAGGAAAAGAAATTGCAGTAAAGAGGCTTTCAAAGAATTCCGGACAAGGAATGAGAGAGTTCAAAACAGAAGTTATACTCATAGCCAAACTTCAGCATCGCAATCTTGTTAAACTTCTCGGTTGTTGCATTCAAAAAGACGAAAAGATTCTAATATATGAATTCATGCCCAACAAAAGCTTGGACTTCTATATTTTTGGTACGATCCTTCATTTTCAACCTTATTATACTAGGATTCAATGTGGCATTTAAATAACAGGCTTAAAGTTTCTTCAGATCAGGAGGGAAAAAAATTGCTCGACTGGCCTAAGTGCTTCCACATTATTAGTGGAGTTGCTCGAGGGCTTCTTTATCTTCACCAAGACTCTAGATTAAGGATTATACATCGAGATCTTAAATGTAGTAATATTCTGTTAGATAATAATATGAACCCGAAGATTTCAGACTTCGGCCTGGCTAAAACATTCGGCGGTGACCAAAGTCAGGCCAATACAAATAGAGTGGTTGGAACCTAGTAAGCATTCTTAGACTTGTTTTGTGgtttataattttattgttcTGCTTTTGAAATTCTCTCTCACTGGTCACTACATATTATGATCTGGCAGTGGTTATATGTCTCCAGAATATGCAACAGATGGCACTTTCTCGATGAAATCTGATGTGTTTAGCTTGGGAGTCATATTGCTCGAGATGTTGAGCAGGAAGAAGAATAGGGGATTTCGTCATCCAGATCACGACCACAACCTTCTTGGACATGTAAGTATAACAAACGAGGTGAtgatattttactttaaaaagaaGAGTGAATTAGACGGTGCTCTTCGAAGCACGGTCTTCTAATGACATGCATTTAACAGTATAGAAGTCTGCAGCAAAACCCCTCTTACATATTAGCACACTAACATATCATACATGTTTCAATTTGTTTGAAGGCATGGATACTATGGATTCAAGATAAACCACTAGAATTGATCGATAAGACGTTTTGTGATTCATGCAACATATCTGAAATGATAAGGTGTCTTCATGTGGGCCTGTTATGTGTGCAAAGAGTACCTGAGGATAGACCAAGCATGTCATCTGTGGTTCTGATGTTGAGCAGTGGTGATGTCTTGCCGCCTCCAAAGCAGCCTGGTTTTTACACTGAACGAAGCGTCCATGAATCACCAACAAGGACGCTTCCATGTTCAGAGAATACTTTCAGCATTACGATGATAGAAGCTCGGTAGATCATCATTGAAGTGCTTAGTCCTTCAATCTACCATCACAAAACGTGTTCGGAAGGTTGACATGAAGCTTATAGTCTTTGTTGGCAAACAATGAGACATGCAATTATAACTCTGCAAGAAAAATATTTGTGATTACAAGTTTAGCAGTTCCTAAAGCATAACAAAGAATTGATTTGGGGTTGTTAGGTTgttgaagaaaattgaagttATATCTAAAGttgtgtttattatttattaattttaaagaattgCCATATTTGGCTAATATCATATGGTACTAATATATTGTTTAGACATTATTGATACTAATGTGAGTATATTGTCTATATGTCCACGATGTTGTCGACAATAGCTATAGATTATTGATGTAGTTATAATTATCGATGCTGTCTACAATAATTATAGATTGTCGGTGTGTTATAATTATCATTACATGCTAAATATTTGTTTTGCTCTATCCACAATGTTGATATCATCAAAACCTAAAATTGTTCCTTAGCTCAATGTTAGCAATGGATTCTTATGGTGAGTTGAATCAAGAGAAATCTAGTTGTGCATTGGATTTTCACTCTTGAGACAATCAAAGAGTGAATATTTTCCTACGTTTTCTTGCGAACCAAACAGAGCACTTAGAGGTAGCTTAAACTCACAATTCGGGTTATGCTTGGGCCGTTTCATTTCGCATTGGTACTTCTTCATTTGGcatcaatatattttaatttaacatTGATATGATTTAGTTTGTCTTCGATAGCTTTCATTCGGCAATGGTACATCTTCATTTGGTAatcgatattttttttataaatacataataaaaatatgattgacataaaatatatataccaatcaacaatatataaaaaattgctttaaagaatatttataaaatcaaatgtaccaaaaccCAACAGAAATGCAACAATCCCTGTTATTTACGAAgtctttagaaaaaaaaaaaaaaaaaaaggttatttaCTAAATCATACATATCAAAACTAAAGTTAAATGTACCCATCAATAGTAAGTGCTAAATCATAatcatacatatattatatatacccGACCAAGATATAGattaaaaacgaaaaaaatgttttgataaaaaaaaaaaaaatcaagacgTCCatcattattaaaaataaaagaattttaattttgactGACATATTTAAAcatatattattttggtgattaattgaattcaattattgcgaataattaataaataaaaaaccaccaGGCAAGGATACATACAATTACCCAATAACTATAAAGATAGTTTAGATATatactatttttattttagaaaaacacaaaaataacatgtaatttaaataaattaaaattactgACGTGTCTACAGGGCAAAACACtttgatcaaatctttaaaaTGAATGCAGTCTAAAACCTGCGAAAGAGATGTGGGGAAtctaattttctcttttaaaagTGCGCAAGTAAAATAATGAATTCTCGATGACAAGCTTCTCCAGAAATCAAAGTACCACCTTGCTTCAAAAGTAAAATTCCTCCAAAATCAAAAgttaaaattcttaattttgttataAATATGCAAAAGTTAGAGAGACAACCTTTGTTAGGGAAATGAGCGAAGCAGGTTTAAAATATCACACTATTTAATTTcgtaactataacacaaaaagATTGCAGGTAAAGAGAGGAAGGGagggatactgatattattgctttcacttcttttcttttgtattgtGATCACACACAAAGTGCTTTTTATATAGAACATGTCCATGAAGGTTTACAAAATGAAATGATTGTCTTTTGAAAAACCTCACATATCAACAACAACACAACTATTCTCAAGTCTTCCTCACTATTAGCTAAAGCATGTGGACATATATTTCCACAATTTTTGCGacaaattttgggttttaattCCTCTATGATTAGTAAGTCATGAACGATCCGTAATCAGGATCCAACATTTTACTTTGATTCAACATGCCATTAGCATTAAGCTCAATTTTCATACAGTTTTGTATCATGACACTTGATGCACTGGACCAAGTTCCCAGCACACCGAAAAGTTTCTCCCCGATCATAAGAGGCACATAACATACACGTCTGCAaataaacaagaagaaaaactcCATGCCTAATTAGTAACAACCAGCCAACCTTATTTACTTCTGACCCGAAACAGGATATATAGGCCGCTTATTAGAAACGTCCCGGACAAAAATGCAACAAGAAATAACAGTAATCCAGATATAACACGGCGGATAAGAGTTCCTTAAACTTGGATCCTAGGTGGTCAGTAGTCTTTTGAATACGAGATTTTCCTGCTCATCAGGGCACAACATCAACCTGTGCAAACATCATACAAATTGCAAAATTGGAAACTCAAGATTAATATTCCTGCAGCATAATTGAATTGGTAACAGATCGAGTGAAGGACAGTTCCAAGGATAAAAGGCAACAGATGTTCGGTCGGAGCTCGAAAAAAGAAGAATCCTCACTAGACTGGGATTTGAAAATAGTAGCATCAGAAGCATTGCACATCATCGCTCGCACAAATTGGAAACCAATGTTACTATTTAAGCTAGTTTCTCTGTGTTAAGGAGTAAGTAATACAGCTATTATTGCATATAGTGATGCATATGTGAAGAGATAAGTTGTAAAGCTAAAAGTTATCCATGCAAAGCCACACACGTTTTCATCTTTCAGATCAACCGTGAGTAGTTGACTGCCTTTGGTAAGGTTGATATTGAGGGACGGTAACTATTCACAATCTTTTAACCGCTAAATGGTGGATTGTAAATTTACCTCTTGATAAAC
This genomic stretch from Pyrus communis chromosome 2, drPyrComm1.1, whole genome shotgun sequence harbors:
- the LOC137726533 gene encoding G-type lectin S-receptor-like serine/threonine-protein kinase At4g27290, with translation MQALRSFFACLFFSFSLLRISAATALGTITPSGYIRDGETLVSVGGSYELGFFSPGKSKSRYLGIWYTVSADAVVWVANRGTPLGDSSGLLKLTEQGVLVLLNSSNSIVWSSNSSRIAGNPVSQLLDSGNLVVQDGKETNPDNFLWQSFDYPCDTFLPEMKIGWDLVTGIERYISSWKSTEDPAPGEFSGRIDQRGLPQFFIMKGAKIQARGGSWNGLYLTGYGYGVTEPNPISGSEFVMNKDEVYFDYRLRNMSVFSRYVLNPLGVAEKFTWVYQTQSWELAFSFLADRCENYALCGPFSSCSINSSSPLCACLKGFVPKSLKDWNSGYWSDGCVRRTPLACRVGDGFLKYSGIKLPDTSSSWFDKRMSLSECNGLCLGNCSCTAYANLDIREGGSGCVLWFGNLIDIKEFTPGGGQDLYIRAAASELDHVKKKSNFNKRQLLAILLSSAVFLMGLLIGGIILYIQKKKLRNEGHRRKDCSDEYLGEDGEEMELPLFDLTTIAKATDNFSSRNRLGEGGFGPVYKGTLIGGKEIAVKRLSKNSGQGMREFKTEVILIAKLQHRNLVKLLGCCIQKDEKILIYEFMPNKSLDFYIFDQEGKKLLDWPKCFHIISGVARGLLYLHQDSRLRIIHRDLKCSNILLDNNMNPKISDFGLAKTFGGDQSQANTNRVVGTYGYMSPEYATDGTFSMKSDVFSLGVILLEMLSRKKNRGFRHPDHDHNLLGHAWILWIQDKPLELIDKTFCDSCNISEMIRCLHVGLLCVQRVPEDRPSMSSVVLMLSSGDVLPPPKQPGFYTERSVHESPTRTLPCSENTFSITMIEAR